A stretch of Fulvia fulva chromosome 4, complete sequence DNA encodes these proteins:
- a CDS encoding Guanine nucleotide-binding protein subunit beta-like protein yields MAEQLVLRGTLEGHSGWVTSLATSLENPNMLLSGSRDKTLIIWNLTRDDTSYGYPKRSLHGHSHIVSDCVISSDGAYALSSSWDKTLRLWELSTGQTTRRFVGHNNDVLSVSFSADNRQIVSGSRDRTIKLWNTLGDCKYTITDKGHTEWVSCVRFSPNPQNPVIVSAGWDKYVKVWELSTCRLQTDHIGHTGYINTVTISPDGSLCASGGKDGTTMLWDLNESKHLYSLQAGDEIHALVFSPNRYWLCAATAKEIVIFDLEKKSKVDELRPDFIEAGGKARDPECVSLAWSADGQTLFAGYTDNKIRAWGVMSRA; encoded by the exons ATGGCTGAGCAACTCGTACTCCGCGGCACCCTCGAGGGCCACTCCGGCTGGGTCACCAGCTTGGCCACCTCGCTCGAGAA CCCCAACATGCTCCTGTCGGGTTCGCGTGACAAGACGCTGATCATCTGGAACTTGACGCGCGACGACACCAGCTACGGCTACCCCAAGCGCTCGCTCCACGGCCACTCGCACATCGTCTCCGACTGTGTCATCTCCTCCGACGGCGCCTACGCTCTGTCCTCCTCCTGGGACAAGACCCTGCGCCTGTGGGAGCTCTCCACGGGCCAGACCACCCGCCGCTTCGTCGGCCACAACAACGACGTCCTCTCCGTCTCCTTCTCCGCCGACAACCGCCAGATCGTCTCCGGCTCGCGGGACCGCACCATCAAGCTGTGGAACACCCTCGGCGACTGCAAGTACACCATCACCGACAAGGGCCACACCGAGTGGGTTTCCTGCGTGCGCTTCTCGCCAAACCCACAGAACCCAGTCATCGTCTCTGCTGGTTGGGACAAGTACGTCAAG GTCTGGGAGCTCTCCACCTGCCGCCTGCAGACCGACCACATCGGCCACACCGGCTACATCAACACCGTCACCATCTCCCCAGACGGCTCCCTCTGCGCCTCCGGTGGCAAGGACGGAACCACCATGCTGTGGGACCTGAACGAGTCCAAGCACCTCTACTCCCTCCAGGCCGGTGACGAGATCCACGCCCTCGTCTTCTCGCCAAACCGCTACTGGTTGTGCGCTGCCACCGCCAAGGAGATTGTCATCTTCGACCTCGAGAAGAAGAGCAAGGTCGACGAGCTCCGCCCAGACTTCATCGAGGCTGGAGGCAAGGCCCGTGACCCAGAGTGTGTCTCCCTCGCATGGTCCGCCGATGGCCAGACCCTGTTCGCTGGTTACACCGACAACAAGATCCGCGCCTGGGGTGTCATGTCCCGCGCTTAA